caccatcgaataagccgatcctaaatataagtctctgtgtcaccaagtttggctcaaaacggatttcagatatacgccgagccgttcaaatGCACTTTCAggattcagtttcaagaacagctcggcgcacatctaagatttgttttgcgccgaaccataccctgtaaccgccgcagaaacatgattttgacgaattaaatcaatcaaaccaatcaaaaacatcaaatacgagatgggtttgtaaaactaaccttcttattctcatttgtggagttggttcttcttcaatctcttcttccggttgattttgtggttgattttgagtttcttcttcactctctaaatcttcttcttcttcaatgggttgttcaatcgctcgattagaacgagatactggcttacggcgaaccattatatagatgagtttaatcgtcgactaaattttcacgcatcgacgattaaatttccgcgatgatacgatgaaaaaaaaaggaagaagaaagattcggctgttgtggaggaggaagaagaaggggttagggatatgaaactgattataggtttttgtattagagatagggatagattagtagtaatttagagaatttaagggcatataggtaatttaaccaccccatagggtaccccttataaggtcacccaagttaggactagtcctttgtatgccttgaaagttttaggcatgCCCAAAATTGGTGTTCGGTAATAATTATTCAATTACATATAAATGGTTGAAAGAGAAACTACTATTCCATTTTCTGAGATACAGAAGTTTCTGAATTTAATTAAGTAAAGCCCAGTCAGGATATGGACACTCATATGCCCAACCAGGGGCTGAGTATTTTGCACAATGTAGCCATAAAGCCTCTTCGATTTCACCATATCTATCATAacaacacacacacaaaaaaaaagtaaataaaattaaaatcagtCTAAACGAATCTGTGCAGATCAAAGAAGTAAACTACTCATTTATCCAGGTAACAGAAAACAGACTTTTTCCAGTTCCACTTCAATTATTTCAGTGGTGGAAAAGAAATTGGCTCATCGACACAACTAATTTAGCTGATTTGTGAAACAGAACAGAAGTCTCTTACCCTTTAGGAGCTAAATCTGGGCAGTTGGTACACATTGGATCAATGCTGAAATCTTCACCAGATTTCTTTTCAACTAAATCTGAACTACTGTCAAGAGGTATATCAGATGTTGGGGAAGGCTCTCTATTGGCAGCTTTATTACCAGTTGCTTGACCAGGGCGAGGAGCGACATCTTTAGATAGATAGAGTACGTCATTGGCAATTGGATGACCCAAGTGTTGCAAATGTACACGTATCTGTGCAGAACTCAGTCACGCACaccaatgagaatattatttaaaAGAAGTATGTCAATTTTAACACAAATAGATCCAATCTTCAATGTTAACATGCGAAATATTATGTTGGCTCAAATAACACTTACTTGATGAGTTCGACCAGTGACTGGTTCACATAACACGATGCTATGGGTTCCATTGGTACTCACTCTAGTAAACTTTGTACATGCAGACTTCCCCGCAGAGTTTGTATCAACCTCCGCAGTACTCCTCTGTTCTCGAGCATCATGGTCTACATTTGCACTCACAACTTGCTGGGAAAATACAAAAAGAACAGCAGGATATGATTCCCTCCCCATGTATATCAACTTTATGACTCTGTAAGCCGATTTCGTGTTACCCAAATTAACTAAATCCAACTCTGTATCCCACGACTACATGAGCCATGAGGATCAAATCATGCTTTTTAGCTGTAATTGGTGAAAGAGGAAGCATTGACTTACGTTATGTGGTTGCAGAAACCAGTTCAGTTTATTTATATAATACGACGATTAGAGCATTTAGATTATTCATAACCAAAAGGTTCAAACAAAACTTCATCCAAACAATACTCTAAGAGGATACCTGTTTCTCGGGGAAAACACCAACGACTCTTGCAATGTATTCCTTCCGCACCTCCCGAGCCATAATCTGAAATAATTGAAGCCTACTATATAAccgaaacataaaaataaatatgTTGCCTTAATATATGAACTCAGTTACTGTTGCCATTCACAAAAAATACATGAACAAACAAAAACCTTAAGCCCAAAACAAGAATTTTGAATTCCAAATAAGTATAATTTTAAGTCAGATACATCCAGTTCGCCCATGCACACAATTGGAATAATAAGCATGTGTATTGTAATGCACTGTGAAAAGGATCATAATGCCAAAAGTAACTCAACAATGCAGCATTTCAAAGTAAAATAAAGGAGTGTTAGCAGTAACAGGGTTACCTGTTGCCTAAGTTGATCTGCTTTAACAGCACTCCTGGCTATAATAAGGAGCCCAGAGACAAGGCGGTCTAGTCGATGCACCGCTGGAAAAAATCGCTAAGGAAAGGTAGGAATTCTAAATAATCACAGATGACCAGAAAGAGGGAAatagaaagcaaaaaaaaaaaaagaaaaaagaacagcATCAAACGACACAAGAATCTCAAGGGATCTTAAGAAAGAAAGACATAATAGTTTCTCCATTAATAAGCAACAATTCTATCCATAAGCAGCTGCAACAGTTTGACTGGATACGAAATAAAGGTGCTAAGCCATGCTCCGCCTCAAGAATTCCCACAACAGTGTTCTTACGATACTGACCACATGGATGCACCTACATATCAATAGTAACAGTAATAGCAACGTAAAAAGACAATAAGTGGAAAAAATTATTCAAAACTTCAGCACACGTCCTAATTACAACGGCATTAACATTTGATATTCATACACTACAGTACTATTTCCGATTCTCGCTTTGTTTTATAAAAATTCCAATAGTTTGCAACTTCAAACCTATGAAACCCACACTTACAACTTAATTCACAATGTAAAGTATCAAAGGAAGCATCAAACTGTAGTTCACTGACCGGAATAGATGCTGGTTTGCATATGACAACAACATCGGGCTCTTCAAGTAAAATTGGGATATCCCATGCCATGACTGGTGGTTCATGCCTATGAAGGAAGTGAGTTATCTTCTGTGAATTTCGAACTATATAAGAAACATCAACCATTTTGCCATCCACTTTAATCCTTCCACATTTTACAGCACTAACCTAAGAAACCCAACACAATTAGCTCACAAAAACTAAAACCCAGTTAAATAACTCAAATGGCAATATCTTAAAACATAAAACAGTAAATATTATCTCACATAGTAATCGCGGGGTCTTCCTCTGAACTCATCAGTGAATAAATCAACTATAGTTTTCCCATTCCATCTTTTGTTAACCTAATTAACCAAAAACACAAACACATATCATGAGCACATAAATGTTTGGGGATTTCTGGGGGGTggggaagggttttacatgagaGATGAACTCGAAGTAGTATGGTTTGACATGGCGCCTCCCTGCAGAAGAAATTTTCCCGCCATAAATCAAATGATTTTAAGAACTTGAGATAGAAATTCgttaaattgaaactgaaatttgtaAATTAAATCAAATTACCGTTGCGAAAGATGTAATCTTGCCGTTCTGGAGGGTTAGCTGGAGTTTGCCAAACAATCTTCTCAAAATCCATATTTGTTGTCTCTATCTCTTTTTCCGTTTCTGCTGATAATGCCTTTCTCTTGTTCATTCTGAGTGGACCGTCTTTGACCATGTAATATTTGAGAGTTGACAGTGATAGGAGTGTATTGGTCTATTTTAGAGTCTTAAACCCTAAAACTAGTGACGGGTTGAAGGGGTAAGTTTTTCTCTGATTTATCCTTTATtgtaacaaaactagtcataaaaatccaaagtGACCAAACTTGTGATATAAAaatcccactcaaatgttgggatcaatTAAAAATCcgtcttaaacaaaattgatacaaaaaacccaaatttttaaaaattgatacaaaaacccaaatttcaaaattggtttcgtcaaattctttgatgtttcatcaaatttatgacgaaaccaaaattggtttcaccaaattctttggggtttttgtgttatttttgttttgatggggtttttgtgttacttttgttttgatgagttttttgtggatggatagtgacacctttgggattATAACTCGCGAACCGTTATTTTAACAATCGAGTAAAAAGAGgaaaatttatgattatagatagaaaaatttatgattatagactagattttgtgcccgtgctacgcactgggcattttttttctttcttttaaccatattttggATTTGGTGTGATGTGACCTCGCCCCGTCTCGTCGTGCATTTTCGATTTGGAGTTGCGGGGCTTCTCCCCACCTCTTCgcgatacatttttgatttgttgtGGTCGGCTTTGCCTCGCCCTGTCCTAATGTATTTTTTATTAGGTGTGGCTCGGCTGCACCTCGTCCCGTCCCGTCGTGCATTTTTAATTTGGAGTTGTGGGGCTTCGCCCCACCTCATCgcgatacatttttgatttgatgtggtcggcttcgcctcgcctcgcCCCGTCTGATGTATTTTTGATTAGGTGTCCGTCCCCATGcatttttgattaggtgtggctcgACTGCGCCTCGTCCCGTCTCGtcgtgcatttttgatttggtgttgcgGGGTTTTGCCCCACCTCATCgcgatacatttttgatttggtgtggtcggcttcgcctcgccccgtccgatgtatttttgattaggTGCGGCTCGGTTGTGCCTCGTCCCGTCCCCATGCatgtttgatttggtgtggctcggcttcgcctcgtcccTGTCCCGATGCAGCCTTGCCCGTCGCTtaagattttttatttggtatggctcggcttcgcctcgccccgcccAATGCATTTACAAAACATGAGGTTATGCTTATAGTTACGGATACTCGGTCAAAAGCATTTACAAAACAACCATCCAGTTAACCAATAAAATAGAAGCAGCATTTGCACAACATGTAAGTAATAGGTTATGATTACTTAgcagcaaagaaaataaaatcacaaaaaggaaaacaaaaaagataaaaagaagaaTTATCCCCGTACATAGATCTCAATATATATACCCGCCACTTGAGTTAGAATTGAGTCAGCGACTTAAACCCTTTTAGTTGCATCGATATATAACTTGTTTGAGAACAGGGGGATACAAAAGAGTAAACGTATTTTACAATTGTAATAAATTTTCACAATGCAGTCCATCAAAATCAACTAAAATATAAAGTAGACTACCAACACGGTCAATCAGGAGTGAAGATTGAACCTTAATCTCTTAGCAACAAAaaaacaactaatttatggttgcAATAGTGGTACTAAGTGATGATGAAAACCATTGCTGGAGAACGCTCTTTCCAACTGAAATTGTTGCCAATGTCAGCCTACAACTTTACTGCACAAATTTGAAATTCAACATAACAGTACACTCTGCCAAACCTGTAGATGCCCAAATCCTAAAACTGAAATATTCACCTGCAATTATTAATTGCAAAAGAGATATACCTTTAGTAAGCTATCTGCAAGCTCCTTATTCTATGGATCCCCTTTCAAGTCTCGTGTTCCTTAGGCTTCATTATATTCACCCCATCCATAAGAAAGAGCCTATCGCAGATGCCGCCATTATTTATTCTTAAGTTGATGGACTCCAACCAACTTTAGTCTTCACACATATTGGTATCTCTATGTCATATGCCAGTATATACTGAATCGATGTCTCTTCTTAACAATAGATTGTGACGCTGGAATAAACATGGGAGTTTGGCATCACTGGACTGTCCATCATGTCCCTGTTGCTTGCATATGTTTACGGCTAACCGTTATTAATTTATCAACATCGGAATTGAACTGTCTCGATGCTTATTTTGATTTACATGAGCTTCAGAATTTTGCATACCTTGTTTAATGCCTCTTGTCGCCGAAGCTTGAGCTGAATACCTCATTTGTTGTGcaattaatttttttctatgaGACCTGGCATTGCATAAGAACACAATAGAAAGTAAAATGTTTAATACGCACCCATACTCTAATATTCATTAAAACTATGCAAGATTTCCTATCAGGGTAGAAGATAATAATTTAGACACATGCCTAGGAAGCGATCAACGAAGTTACACCTAATTAGAGCAGCCAGATCATTACCTAGGGACAGAATCATAAACTTGGGATGCGTATTGATACTCCAAGGGACACCCACCTGACTAACAACTCTCAAATAGAACTCATTGCAAGCTAGCTGGTTCTGACGACTAAGAATAGTCTCAATCTTGCCGTCGAAACTATGTTATATCAAATCGAAATAATAAAACACTCTTCCGTTTTGGGAATGCTGATAGAGTAACAACATAACAAAGGCACAATTACCAGTCCGTGGCAGTTTCGATGGTCCATGAACACTTAACTTCTTTCATGCACTCAGTGGTGACTATAATTGGATGCAAATCCATGAAAACTGCTCAACGATCACAGCTCCAATTCAACCTCTGATTGTCCCTAAATACAATAAAACACTTATAAACAAAACAATAACCTGTTTTATGAATTCCCCAATAGGAATTTTTAAAAACCTAACATATTGTAATCTCATAACATTACTCTCACACATGTTTCTGAAATCAATTAAAACAATTACTGCAATAATCAAAGTTATATACTTTAACTGATGCCAAACGCTAATAAATTGAACACCAAAATTTGTAAAATAGAAGAAGAGGATTTTCTTATGCGAATCACAAGCTAGGAAATCGTTAATGAATTAATTTGAGAGTAGAAAATCTTGGACATTTTTTCAGCAAGAAATACAGACAAGTTTATATATAAAAACACAGCGACTGATTATATAAAGCCTGCTAAAACAAAATTCAGGCAGCTTCGTGCTTAACAGAAAGTTGATAATACAatcaaattagaaaaaaaaactgcAGTTcgtatgttttttgtttttttatcgaCAGTTCATATGTCTATGAGGAATTCTTACCGTGCTAGATCATGGGGAAGCTTAAACTCCAAATCCATCTGGGTCTCCCATGAACACAACTGTCGACATTAAACGATGTTATATTCCATCAACAAACCTTATAATTGAACCATCAGAAAAAACCAAACGCAAATCGAATACTACTGAACCCTAAACCAAAAATCCAAATTTGAATTACCGGTTTTGATTGCGCCGGAAATTCACGAAAAGAAGATTAAAGAGTTCGATATATAAAAAAACTCTACTGATTAATGACATTTCAACTgatttgaatcaaatttaaaaaTCCCCAATTACAGCACAgctccaaaaatccccaattactGTTTCTCGGTGTATGAGATATGAAATATGGACTTTGACGAAATCCCCAATTCCAGCACAGCCCCAGATTGTTGTTTTTCATTAAGCTGATTCGATTGAAACGGATAAACATCTGAAATTAGGGTCGAAGGTTAAAGAGAAAAGAGGAGATGATTGTAGGGGGATAATATAATTTATCCCCCTACAATTATATCATTATAAAAAATGCATTAGCATCGCTATCTCCTTGGCTTAAATACACGCAAAAGCTTTGGCAATCGAATTTGGAGGAATAGGTCTGTGTCTATAATCACCACATCCTTTTGAACTTTAACCAAACCTTGTCAGCACTTCTTAAGCTTAGTAAAAGGAACAATGTCATAATGGATACATAAATACCTTTCCATTACATATGACAATTACATTTTAAATTGATACCAAATCACTATACTGATAAAGAAACACTGGCTAGGTtgattaactcaaaactaaaaTTATAACAATTATGCATGTCAAGAGGTTCAATATTGCAATCAGTTGTATCTTTTGGGTAAATTTCCGCTTTCAAATTATAGTTCTAAAAACTTCGGTAATACAATGTTATCATCTGGGAGAAAGTGGAACTGATTCTACATTGAAACTGCAACTCACCAGTATACCACATGGGCAGAAAATCTTACAGCCTACGTACACTGCCTAGAGGAAGCGGAAAGTGTGGGATGTGATCATTATCAAAATAATATTAGTTGCAAGTTCAAAACCATGTACTTAATTCAATGCATCCGTTTCTATCCGCAGGTGAGGTTCCAAAAGATTTTAGTGATTCACATGAATTATTATGCTCATATGAAATATAAAATAAGAAATCTTAAGAAACAAAGCAGCAAGACAAAGGAATCGATATGCACGTACCTTTAGCGCATCAATATGGACACAAAATAAATTGTGTGCTTCACAATATAGAGGGTGGTTGTCAAGCGCAATCCATACAACCAAACCACTGTTATCTTTTGAACTCTATTCACTTATTAAAGAAACTGATTTTGCCCTTATATGAATTTATTCTCAGGAACATCTAGCTCCTCAACAACTTCAAAAACTACTTATATGAGTACCTCAATGTTATCTTGGATTTTCCATCTATAGCATGCTCAAGAATCTAGTATTGGAAGTCCTGCACAAAAACATAAACCTTTTTGTTTATAGCAAAACGTAAAAGCACAAAACCAATTTAAAGCCGAAACACAAAATAAATTTTACATAGAGTAAGGCTTACCTCAGAGGATAGTCTAGAAAGGCAGAATCATCATGTCGAATCCAAAGAGGGAATTTTAATTAAGTATGCTTTCTTCACAGCCCCATAATGGACAACATCACACATCAATCCCCCATCTGCTAAACTGAACTGAGCATATCTACCCATTCCGTAAGGAAAGTTCCCAGAGTACCACCATCCCTGCCAAAGATTCGAGAATGATAGATATAGATACTAAAAGAAAACCCAGATAAGTTAGTGGTGCCAAAATCTGTAGGTCTTTTCTAGGAATGGAAGGTCTTCCACAATCAAACGTTCACGGATCAGTCTGGATTATCAGTAGGGGCCAGGTGTCTGTTGTGCTTGCTCTGTAATGGCAGGAACATATAAGTCAGAGGATGCTAATTCcagtaaccaaaaaaaaaaggattcttAATCCAGTAACCAAAAACAGGATTCTTAACAAACAGTAAGCTCGAGACATTTATCGAGCTCCATTGACCAACTTTCGTAGAGAGAAGCCTGAAATTGTGATGTACAGGACCTCTGTAGAAGATGATGTATCGATTAACAAAGTGGTTTATGCGCATGCAAACTGAAATAAGTTAATATATATTACATGTCTAACTGCACTTGTGTGTAAGGGCGACAAAGATCAAATAgacaaaatcatgtttaagtgGTATCTTCCCCTTTCCCCGCTCATGACACCTCTCTAGCGAAGGACAAATGAAAAGAACATATTCCAATATACATCAGCGCTAGTAATTATACGACTGGAAAATGCAATTTGGGAATGCATATTATGACATTGGGAAGAACTTAATAAAAACTACCTGATTGGGTACATAAAAATCCTTCATGCTTCATTGATCTTCCTAGTATGTTCCTGAAGGGTACTCACCACTTTCTGTAGTAACAGTGATTAAACTGGTGTTGCTGCTCACAATGACTTCTGATACCTGTCAAATAGATAAAACTAATAAGCTATGTGAATCTTAAGAACGCCAACAAATAAGAATTGTAGATGAAAACTTCTATTCGTATATCTATAAACTGGTGCACTGAATTGAAGCCCCTTGCATCACTGAATTGCGATTTCTTCTGTTATAAACAAAGAATAGGTCTTACCCACATTCGGATTCAACTAAAAATTGAACAAACAAACTAAAATCTCTCAAAAGCAAAAATTCCTTAACCATCTGAAAAGACATAAACTGAAATCCAAAACCTTAAACTAACAAAGCACGGAAATTATCATCACCATAAACATAGACCTCAAGCCCACGACAGTCAGTTCTCAATTCTGACACTCCTTTTTCAAGCTTCTCTGAATCAACATGAGTAAGGGAATTAGATGACATACATGTAAGATTAATATTGCTAATCTGATTGTTGAGTTCGTGGTATTCTGAGATTGTGAAACctgcttattaaaaaaaaaaaaaaaacttcttggGAAAGATAACCAGTCTATATATTGTATCTCACTTCCTTCCTcctcaacaatcaatcaaaaagCTTAATCGAACAAAGAAACATAAACAAAAATTGAAACTAATGTAATTCCGGCAACAATATTTCTATATACATCTTCTTCTTTGCCGAAGTTTATTCGATCAACTTTCCCTCAAATCCCAATAACACATAAATAATCGTTATAGTCTAGTCTAATGTAGTTACACTAATTCGAAAAACATAATTTAATGAATACAGTAAAATACATTGAACAAAATAAACAATCGAAGTATCTAGTATTTTCACACCTGCATGATCAACCTGAGGGCCacaatttcgagaaattcgtgcATCAACCGAGAAATCAATCACAGAGCAATCAGGACAAATCAAGAAACCTTAACTCCAATTTCACCAGAAACCCTAACTCCAATTTTACCATTATCATCTTCTCTGAACTGTTAATTCGAGTCAAACCCAAACCTACTTCAATCAAAACCACTTCAATTCCTCGATGTTTACTCTGAATCTGCTTCTCTGAATTCAACAGGATAATCGAAAAAGATTACCGAAATCTAAACAGAATTCGCTCAGATCACCAAACCTAATATCAATTCTTCTGGACAGAGCTCGTCACCAACATCTCAAAACCTAATTCAGACAAAACCCAATTCCAATTCCTCGCTATTAACACCAGTATTATCAGAATCATCTTCATATCtcaatccaaaccctaatttagaaaaTTTCCATCAATTCCTTCTTCTCGATATCAACAGACCACCATCAATTTCTTCCCCATATACTCTGCCAACGGAATCAGACAACGATCTTCTTTATCATTAAATTCTCGATCTCGAACCCTCGGTGTTACAATTCTGTGAGAAGTCGAAGAGAAAAGAGAATTGGAGATTCAATGAAGGAGATATTATGTTATGTTTCTGCACTCATCATGATTTTGCAGCCATTAATGATTTGTTTCTAGGGTTTGTTCCAAGATCTTTCTCTGAATTTTTTCTCTcgtacatgttttttttttccggatttgtttttcttttttctcggaTAAATATGTTAATAAatagatttctttttttttgtgagggagttccttttttttctctcctttgaggaaaagtgaaacggAACAATTCTGTGAGAGGGTGACGGTCATcgttcaacgtggagcctaaggagcttaggattttaaaggaattAGATAAGTGGGAATTGGATAAATGCCCCTGCTATACCCTTACCAACTTTAATTATACCCCTACATTCTTAAAAGGAAATCTATTCAATGATTATTACCAAATTTAACCTTTCTATAATGTTCCCAGCGAATGAAAAAACAATCGGTTCATTTCTCTTTTCACTCTTTTCAGAATCAGATCTAAATGTTCTCTCTCCCCCTCCTTTTCCGGTCACAACCATCACCACTGTTTCTGGATTCTCCGCCTCTTtcaaccatcaccaccataacCTTTACCTCTGCCATTACTACAACTACCACCTCCGCCGCCGCAAACAGATTAGCCACTCAAGAAAATCAATTTATACTTATTTTTCGTTCATCATAATCTACTAATttgaaaataataagaaaaatcaTTATTGGTTGGCTTGGATTTTATCGATTAAAAATGGAGTTTACAGACAGATTTTCAGAAGACGTTTCTTATCTTGGAACCAGATTCAGAGAATGATTTTTGAAATTGGTTTTCGAGTCCATAGTTTTGAGTTAAGTTCCAGACTACTGATAacattttcaattttcaaatctGAAAAATTAGTGATATGGATTGGAAATCGATTTTTGAAGAAAGATAGATGGAAATATTAATATCAATCGACATGAAGATTAAACCGAATGGTAAACAATTGATTAAGTGTTTATGCTAGATTACACTTgctatgattttgattttcattcaataaatttcagtaaaaccaATTTCTAGTCTTTTCATAATTTACTATATGATTGTGTTTCTAGTGTTTATTGGTAATATTTTAGTTGATTAATGCTCATTatcgtttgttttggttttcataatGATTATGCTTGTTAATGAATTTGTACATATCTATTCTAAATTTGTTGGATGACATATTGTGCATAGTAGTGTTGGTGGTGTTGGTTATAACAAAAGCCAGAGTTGGTAGGGGATAATGGTAGGAGTAGTGGGTACCAAGGTTGAGATGGTGGTCGTGGAagtgtggttgtggtggtggtggaggaagaaTACAAAAAACACTGCCCTCGTGCAATCATGATAGATGGAGACAGTCATTGGAGCTAACTTGGAATTGTGTTTATAAGTTGCAGGTTAGAAGAGAGTTTCATGGGCTGATTCTGAAATGCTAATTAGGTAACAGATCTTATACTTTGTGGTTGgttagtccttattccttgaaccaaagtatgcgtactttgctgatcaggaaaaccggaactaaagtccgcataccagtacgcgcaccatcggaagtccgcgtcccgtgaaaatctactggagtttgtgaattgaaaacaaacttattccgggtacttaagtccgcgtacttaggttggttattttctgaaaacgattattcgtgaacttaaacttatataaactaaggaatgcatatttgcaaaccgtggctataaagttcatgaatcgattcgagtgaatcaaatcgtttttgcttcgattgtgtcttgtatacttctataagatctaagtaattgaaaaactctctaactagttcatttgagtcatttgaactagttatggtaaagaagaatatggttgatatgaaagtgctcatatggctaaccatttggttaactattgtttaaccaactaaatgtacatgtttgggtacggttacacaatcctagaaacgtgcatttcatttgtgtgtaacaagctaagttttcgatctaacggttgagaaatattagcttgaatctaatcaggttttcatctaacggtgaatattgaatgctttgttacgaaggtaacttagattgcaaaccctgttttgaaagactatataaaggagaactctagaaattgggaaacataatccctacacctcatgtgtgatactagttgtataagctatagttgattctcccttaaccttaggtttctaccgagaccctgtaggttaacgacttgaatacttcattgggattgtgaagccagacccaactattttctttgtagttgtgtgatctgatcttgttgtttatatcgtactaagtacaatcgtaagattggcttgagattgatttctccggtaggcaagattaaaagaagtcgcaaacatcttcgtctcatcgtttgtgattgcgcaatatcttctttcgctagtcgattaagattattgtgaggtgattgataattctagggtgttcttcgggaatataagtccgggttatcaattggttcctgttcaccttgatttatcaaaagacggaacaaaaactcataggtatttctgtgggaaacagatttatctattaccgtacactagtctgtgtgatacaaatttgtttattaaagtcttcgactttgggtcgtagcaactcttagttgtgggtgagatcggcta
This genomic stretch from Papaver somniferum cultivar HN1 chromosome 5, ASM357369v1, whole genome shotgun sequence harbors:
- the LOC113277372 gene encoding RNA pseudouridine synthase 7-like, translated to MVKDGPLRMNKRKALSAETEKEIETTNMDFEKIVWQTPANPPERQDYIFRNGRRHVKPYYFEFISHVNKRWNGKTIVDLFTDEFRGRPRDYYVSAVKCGRIKVDGKMVDVSYIVRNSQKITHFLHRHEPPVMAWDIPILLEEPDVVVICKPASIPVHPCGQYRKNTVVGILEAEHGLAPLFPVHRLDRLVSGLLIIARSAVKADQLRQQIMAREVRKEYIARVVGVFPEKQQVVSANVDHDAREQRSTAEVDTNSAGKSACTKFTRVSTNGTHSIVLCEPVTGRTHQIRVHLQHLGHPIANDVLYLSKDVAPRPGQATGNKAANREPSPTSDIPLDSSSDLVEKKSGEDFSIDPMCTNCPDLAPKGYGEIEEALWLHCAKYSAPGWAYECPYPDWALLN